DNA sequence from the Cyprinus carpio isolate SPL01 chromosome A9, ASM1834038v1, whole genome shotgun sequence genome:
TTGGAACGGAGGTCGGACTCAGAAACTTCAGTGATGTTCAAAAGTGACTGAATGGTGCCATCCATCTTTCTGGAGAAAAACAGCACTGTTTTATCTGGATCTGCGTCATATCAGAGATACTACAAGTACTTGAGCAGAAGATCAGATGGGTTTAGTCTCAATATGTCTAATTATTTTATGCCCTACTTTTCTGAAAATGTAGTTTAACTCCTGGTTTTACAGGTAGTTTGTAGAAGGAGATTTTCACCTGTATTTCTGCTTATATCCATCCACCCCATGCAGCTTGATCCCATTCTTCTCCCAGCGAATAGAGCACCGTTCACACACAGTCTGTCCAAAGTAGACCGAGCAATTAAGGATCACTTTTGAACCTAAACAAACAAGAGCAATCAAGGCTTTCAGACATTAAATATTTCCAGAGTTCATGATGAAAACATGCCGACATTTTAAAACAGCACCAGCTTTGACCCGCAACAAAAAATACTGGTTAACCTAGgatgtttttaattgaaatgatgTGTCTATTTTTCATTAACATGCCTGCAAAGTTTCAACTCGTGGACGTGTTGTGGATTCGAGGGtatttgctttcatataattatgcatttggcagacacttttaatTGAAGTAATTATGCATGCAGATTTAGCTAGGAATCAAACAATAATATTGGTGTTGCTATGGCACCTACTCTACTGTTTGAACTTCAGgaaagcagacaaaaaaaaaaaaaaaaaaaattaaaaatgaatagaaatattttttgaaagtatttcataatactttaaaatattttcaaaaaacatattttctcatgtttatattttagaaatgtgCGAGACACTTTTGGTGTGTGAATTCTTGGGGAATTCTATTGAATACAAATTGGGGTGAATTTGATCCTGTATATAACAATCGATTTGTAAACAGGATTTTAACATGATACATGggttgagaaagaaaaaattaaacattatttgaagAAATGCATGCTGTGTTGAAGATGTACATTTGTATAATCTTACGTTGTACATTTGGGAATCGAACCCTTGATCTTGGTGTTGCGAGCACCGTACTCTACTTTTAGAACATAAGAAAAGTGCACAtaaaaattcaaattgaaaaatgtttaaaacgctgtttttataatgttcacATTTCGTGAAatgaaaaattgattaaaaatcaaATGTTCTCGTGTTTATTTTTTAGAGATGTCTGAGAAGTAGCCAACTGTTTACATGAtctttatagtgttatttttggTTATACGGAATTGTACTGTATCCAATTCAGGTGGAACACACAATTTTTACACTTTTAGCAGGGAAAAAGAACGAGAAAATAAAGCAGCACTATGATGGTGATTGATTTGAATGTGTTTCCTCACCCACATCAACGAACACAACGGAGTTATTAACAGGCAGCTGAATCTTTGGAGAAATGTTGATGGTCAGTTCTGTGAACAAGAGGAAGATGATGTTAGAAAATGTCATCTCTCACAGGTAAACCACAGTCCAGTGATGAATCTACCTTCGATGATCAGTCTGCGAGATCCGGAGGAGTTGTGTTTTATCCCGTGATGCTCCCACGTGCAAACACAAGTGTAAATGCCCTCGCTTTCTTTTGAAGAGTTAGGAATACGTAAAGGATCAGACTCTTGgtttggaataagagagaaattCTGCCAAAAAAGAAAGCAACGTTGATGGAGTAGATGTTAACATAACAATGTAATTCACACTTTCTATGATTAGTTAATCGCATTACAGTtcttcaatataaaataataatttcatatgcaaagatgttagccaatcacaTCAGTGAATAATCACAACTTTTTATGTCACCATTTGgacctttttctcacaattcttgtCTTCCTCTGAATTACGAGATGTACAGAGAAATACAAGATAtcaactttttctcacaattctgattttatctcattttttattttatttttttctctcgccATTAATTGAGTTTAtgtctctccttttttttttgtatccgccacagaataaaaaactaaaagagGTATTTTTGTTGACTTCTTAATTTGGAACTTTTTCTTGaaatttgcaagtttatattgcacaattattgttttctttcttttttttgtctgttttttcttacaattgcatGTCTTACAAATCTGACTTTTGAGGTAATGTCTTGCAgttctgatttttattattataatttttttttttgccaatttatttatttttttctcagaattgcgctacagaaaaaaaagtcaggattataagaaaaaaagttgcaaatgccttttttttttaatcccaagGCAGaatattataaagtaaaaaatgcaattcatgacccctttaagtacactgaaaaaaaaaagtggtgcaGGATTTATTTTGAAAGGTTTTTCAATCAGAAATTGATAGTCAATTgacagtatttttgtatttattaattctttttctttttgtattgtcTAATTTAATTCAGTAAGTGACTTCATTCAGTTAGTGTTTAGCAATACGAGTGAACAGCTGAATTTTATATAACTGAATTACACACAACATTTGCGGGTTTGCTTTAGTCAACATGAAATTCTACTtctgtaatgtgaaatatttccaCGCAAACAGGAAATTCTTCTTGTGTAACATCTTTGATCCGATCAAATGATGAGTAATCAGcgtctctcgctctcttttgTGACTCATACACTGTAAACATGCAGTCAAATGTACCGAACATCCACCCAAACAGACCTTATACCAGGTGATGGAGCCCTGCTGATCTTCACACACGGGACAGTAGATTCCTGACACCTTCTTTTCTGCCATTGTGTGGTACAAGAGATCCGTGCTGAACTCCTCATGAACCACAAGGTCAGTTTCAAATTCATCACAATTATCCTCTTCATACCACCTACAAGACAACACACACATCAGGCACTACTGAAAACACACGTGAACTCATGTTGATTACTACAGAAaatcactactgttcaaatgcttGGGGTcagtatgactttatttattattattttttattttttttaattcagcaagaatgcattaaattattaaaaagtgacagtaaaggcgtttataatgttataaaatattttataatttatcatgttataaaattttataaaatatttgataaaatatttcaaataaatgctgttcttttgaactttctattcgtcaaagaatcctgaaaaataaaatgtatcacggtttctgcgaaatatgaagcagcacaactgtttccaacattgataataatcagaaatgtttcttgagcaggaaatcatcatattagaatgatttctgaagatcatgtgacactgaagactggagtaatgatgctgaaaattcagctgtgcatcacagaaataaattacattttcacatatatttacatagcaaacagctattttgatttgaaataatagttaacattttttactgtatttttgattgaatacaCACACCCTTGGTGAGCtgaagagacttttttaaaaaacataaaaaaagtaccAACCCCAAATTTGTGAATGCTATTGCACGTGAACTAagtaaaaactcattttaatgtcaagattcattctttttttaggTGTGACTACTTTTCTAGTTTTCTAAATTTtgataaaacatacatttaaagggacagtacaccgaaaaattaaaattctgtcatcatttactcatcctcacgaTGCTCcaaatatgactttctttcttctgtaaagcACAATATAACACTTCAAATTTGAGTTTTTCCTATAGCCTATTAtatgacttctgaagacttggagtGTAGTGCACTCAAATGCATTACTTTATCATGAGCATTCGCATTTTCAGCATGGTTtggaacaggtttggaacaacacggaTGTGCATTGAGAGCTGAATGGATGTGTGTGATCACCAGCGAGTGATGTATCGTCCCGTGTCGTTCAGGTTTAACCAGAGGATGTATAAAACAGAGTGGTGGTAATGGACACGCTCACTCTCCTCCGTCCCGATCTGCTCCACCTGCTTTGTACTGCTGAGGTTTCTGAACCAAACATACGAGCTGTTTTCAGTCTCTTTATAGCACTGGAGATTCGGACAGGGCAGATATAAGGATTCTCCAGCTCTCACTTGAAGTGTCGTCTTTTCATCGGGTCTTTCACACTGAACTGATAAAAAAGAGACACATGAGTTTTAATCCAGCTGTTGTGTTGATGTCTGAATGACGTCCAGCTGTTGACAAGACGTGTCGTTTTACTGTACCACCCAAACAGTTTGGACAAAATCATTTTTCCTTTCCAACCAAAAACCATCCCAGCATCCCCTTTCAACCTAAAATCCATTTCTCAACAACCCAAATATCTGTTTTTTAACCAGATATGCTAATATGAAATGTTAATGCATATGAAGATACCAGAACAGATTCAGTCAGGAGCAAAATTATCTGAAGTATCTGAATGCTTTGAATATTTAGTTCTgtaatttcttcaaataaataaataaaaatactttttttggacaaaataatttcttttctttccgAACTAAAAAGTATCTCAGCATCGTCTTTAAATctaaaatgtttccttttgtcaacagtacaaatatctatttttttaaaataataaattaataaaaacatgattattaattagtttatttttggaCAAACTATAGCTACTTTCAACCTTAAAATCTGTCTattcgcacaaaaaaaaaaaaaaaaaaaaaaaataacaataataaaaaatttaaaaaaaaatttttttataacaaatatgcTAATATTAAGTTAGCTGATGAGTTAAGGTCATATGAAGACACCAGATCAGATTTGGTCAAGAGCAAAATTATCTAAATTCACATGAATATTCATATGCACGAATGCATTTTAGTTCAGTAATcccttaaaatacataaataggtcaaatcattttatttttggacaaaataatttttctttgctGAACCATCTCAGCATCTCCTTTTATGAAAATTCTCTCCACTTGTCAACAACCCTaatatctagaaaaaaaaaaaaaaaaaaaaaaactacaaataaataaataaagaggtcaaaatttacttttggacaaatatttttttttgctaaaaaaaaaaaacaaacaaacaaacaaaaaaccttcttAGCATCTTGTTTTAACCTAAAATATGTCAATTTGTCAACAACACTAATatctattttataaattaatcaaTCATACAATTTTTAGAATGTGCTAATATGAAGTTCATCTTACCTGTGGAGTTTAATGCATATGAAGAGACCAAAACAGATTCAGTCAGGAGCAAAATTATCtgtaacatcatcatcatcatccctgCAAAGCAAATAATCTCAAAGTTTAAAGGCTAAAACTTCAGTTTATATCTATTTTACCATAATTCAGCACCATATTACTGACTCTAAAAGACAAGAAAGTAAGGTACCTTTATGTCTGCATGTATAATGGGCTCCGGATGAGTTCAAGTGAAGCTGATGACTgatgttatttcagttattttcaaCTAGTGTGACATGAGAAGATAAAAGAGGATGTATCGCAATTTACTCAACTCTTCTATCACATAATCTTCCCTTTATCTCTCGTTCTTGACATTCTACTTTAGAAAACAGGATATCATGTAAAGAGATTAAAGGGATCAGACTAGTTTTAACcagtttaaaattcataaaatgttaaaaaggtttACATTTTGGGCCTTTTGGAGCAAAATCCATAAATACTTTTCATTACATTCATATTTCTGCATgtggcaaatgcttttatccaaagcaacattgCATTCAAGGATTCAATAAAGGCTTTAAGTTCGATAatcccttaaaaaataaaataaaataaaataaaataaaataaaataaaataaaataataaaataaaataaaataaaataaaataaaataaaataaaataaaataaaatttaatttaatttaatttaatttaatttaatttaatttaatttaatttctccctgggatttaatttaataaaataaaaaataaaataaaataaaataaaatgaaaaaataaaataaaatgaaaaaataaaataaataaataaataaaataaaataattaaataataataaaaaataaaataaaaaaaataaaataaaataaaataaaataaaaaaaataaaataaaataaatttaatttaatttaatttaatttaatttaatttaatttaatttaaccttGGATTTCACCCAAGGattatctctatctctctctctctctctctctctctctgtctgtgtgtgtgtgtttgtgtgtatgtgtgtgtgtgtgtgtgtgtgtgtgtgtgtgtgtgtgtgtgtgtgtttaggagttcttattacaaacatacatacatacatgacattaagaagaacatttaaataagactaagtaaataaatagtaatgtGATATACATCTGGAACAGAAGATCATTATTTGTCGAGGCAGGCATCAATATGGTTATCGTTCggcgagcgtgatttcaccaagtacaatatgttcctggatcaacatccttgttgatcctggaacaacattccaatcaaccaatcagaattgagatattcAAATATCTAttttaggcttacgatcagggttaggtACTTCTACTGCTTCTactcatttcacactgattttaggaataaattatgggtaaagttaggtttaggggtaggaaCTGGATtaatcatgatgatgatgatgatccaggaacatgtcttacttggcaaaatcacgacGACCTTATCGTTCATAATTACAAGGTTAGTGGTTAGAATAAACCCATCACCTTAACTTCAGCACTCATCACAAAATAATAGCTCCACTGACACCAGTGACTCAAATCACGTGTTTTGTTGAGGAGCGTGTGCAGTGATGTATCTAACGCAAAATTTAACACGGCTCAAATTTAACATTTTCCAGCGCTCCAAATTCTATTATTTTCCCTAAAAACAGACCGTTCAGATATTTAGACTTGCTAGAGGATAGTTTCTAATAGATGTATGTTATTATTTGCATTCATTATGGGAGTTTAGGCGGCTGAACTCAGCCATGATGACACGTTCAGAGCTCATTCGTATGAATTTATCTGGAAATGAATCAGGGTGAAATATCAACCAACATATAAGCCACAAGCAGAGCAAGAGCTTCCTGTTTTCTCTTTAGTGCAATTAAAGTGATCCAGCGATCTTCGACATGACGTGGAGTGGAAACCCCCCGAAATGATGAAATCACCCACATCAGCCTTATTGCTCTCAAAACATGCAATAGTTACGATTATCTTTTATAATAGTTGCAATAACATGTTCTTACCTAACTGTTTTTCCATTATCAGGTGTAAGCAACATAGCAACTGATCTAGATAGCAAGTTTtgccaacaataaaaaaataaaataaaaacctttgatgttggcttgacaaaagCCTTGTATGAAAGTTTTAAATAACTTTGAAAAGCTTGAAGATTCTACttgaagtcaatgaaatgttattaatatgTTCTTGCACATTACTGAAGCAAGGTTCTAACAGGCTGCTAACaagttttagcacattgctagcatgatttagcatgttaataacatgtttttacacgTTAACATGAATttgcatgttgctaacatgtttgaACACATTGCTAGTATGTTTTTCtcaattgctttggcacatttttcgAAACAGTCTTAACATTCTCTAAACTGTGAGTGCAAATGTCACAACTGTTTGCTGGAACTTCAGAATTTTATTGCATGTCTGCAAAATGTAGTTACTCACCCAAAacttttcattcatgcttcaaaaCCTAGTTATCATGTCAGTAATTTGGCCAACGCCACCAAAATATAAAGGATTTTTGTCATCGTATGAGACACACTGGTCAaaatgtttagttgttttttcaCCATgaggtttttattaaaataatctgaTATTTGTTGAGAAGAGTCAATAgaacatagagaaaaaaaaagtatatgaacatttgtatttatacagtacatttatttttgtacaaatgttTAACATGTAAAGTGAAATCTTGCTTgtccaaatactgtacatttcatatttctaatgttaccacaaatacacaaaaataacaaataacattcatgaaaaaaattattctagGTGGACATCCTGTTGGTCTTGTTGGTCAGGCCAAAGATTTTCATCAGCATCACATCTGATGTTTTCCATTGCCATGCACCGGGAAAAAATCTCCTTGAATGCCGCACCCATCCCCTGCaatgatcagctgtgatgtcCTCACATGCAGCATTCATGGCGTCCAACAGAGACATCTGATCTTGTGATCATGTACCTTCACTCTTTCACTATTCCTCTCAAATAACACCTTGTAGAGTTGGTTCATAGTCATTTGATGTCTTTTCAAAACTCCAAAACTCTGTCTATGGTggaaatgctgacagaatttatatttgcGAAGACATTATTGTCATCGCACTTTGGAGCTCTCTTAGCCTGATGGAATTGTTGGCTATGACCATGTTGTAAATTTCTTGTTCTCGCTTATGGTTAAATACTGCTGCTCTGCCACCAGCGCAAGGTTGTTGTGTGGTTCTACAGAATGTACAAATAGACTTGCATTTACCTTTACAATACTGTTGTttatacagtttttctcagttgctttggtgcatttctcaaatcatccttaatatttgcaaagtagtatgtgcatttctcaaaacaattcgtaCAAACAGCAGCACACAATGGATTGCCTGCaaaaagcctgtaacttactcaaaatctcTCAAAAGAATTTTATATCAGTGAAaatatcagtgccatcagaatgtaAAGTCCCTaagtcattgttcacaaacaagaaagtcaaaatgcttagtcatgttgtcaatataagaGTGCACTTTGTTAGTGttacctgatgtaaactatggcaacatttcggattacagttactgtattgaacagtatgccatatgcttatgtatgccatgtatccatttcaaaagtacaaatttacacattactgtatgtgggatctTAATTGAAAGAAACTGGATAGAAttcagttacacttttactagtggtctgacaaaaaaaataaagggaaaaagaaatataggcacaaagatgaaaataaaaaataagtccatTGTCAGAATTTTTAACtgttgtgttgtcctctgtctatgcAGTATATActttccaactgaagattcatgagatgaacccttgagctatttcagagaaatggtttatcattggttgatctacattctcttcattagccaagattcacttgcacaatccATGCCAAATTTAtgaaaagtctaataataatatgtaaaaaaatgtgcttgacagtttatgacaacttgatgaaccattttgcatttaatgacttatacgatgaactaaagactagatgttttgaggggtaagactattgcacagaaaactataacacattttgagcaacatgacattagcaactgataatgtaggaaaccgcagataaatgtgcttagtcaattgcatgaatgtacaaaagcaatcgcaacttgttcaaaagaacgagaaactggttttatgatgtgtatagaTGACTAGacgatgtggaggttgtacaagtagttctgagaatttcatttctgatttgagaaatgcaccaaagcgactgagaaaaactgtaaaaatgctttacatgctgtaaaataaaaaaaataaaaatacacatttacctGTTTTCCCTATGAAAGGTTTGCACAATTGCCTCTTCCACTGTGAAACCACGATTTATGACATGATCCACAAGTGTGGCTCTAATTTCATCAGAGACTCtgactcttcttttttttcaaccaCTTCCTCTATTATGTCTTCCTCTAACACCACCACCACGTATTCTTAAACGTCTTCCAATTGTTCTTCCACAAGCATGTTGCTGCAGTTCAGGGTTGTGGAAGTCctccattctcaaaaaaaaaaaaaaaattagtaattgCACTGTGGGCAGTCTACATATATATGCTCCCAAACTTGATTGGTTAAATGGTTGATTCAAACTGTATTGTAATTAGAGGTAATTTGCCAATTAAGCAGACATTACAAACAATGTCAGTGTCAGATATTTATGGAATATACATGCGTGTATACCAATTTTTCATACTTGAATGGATCGTTTTGAATGTTATGGCTTACATGATGAAAAATGATTGAGAAGTTGTAAAGAGTTTGAGAGTTTAAGTGAGAATCGACTCATCAGTTTTGATCAACAAGTCATGTGCAATCAGTTGTTGTGCAAACTGCAGACAATTGTACTGTTTGCACACATGTGCCGAAGCTTTTGCAGTTTGCTCAAATCAATGAGAAATTCCAATCTGATGTAAACAAGAAGCTAATTGTTCAGAAATCTGAACTTATTGTTTCGGGGGGTAATTAATTCAAGAACTGAGCCAAAGCAATTGAGATAAACTGTAGTATTACTAACTAATAAacattacaatgtcattgtgatatagaaaagacATAAGGGCACAAAggtaaaaatactaaattaaaag
Encoded proteins:
- the il1rl1 gene encoding interleukin-1 receptor-like 1; the encoded protein is MMMMMLQIILLLTESVLVSSYALNSTVQCERPDEKTTLQVRAGESLYLPCPNLQCYKETENSSYVWFRNLSSTKQVEQIGTEESERVHYHHSVLYILWLNLNDTGRYITRWWYEEDNCDEFETDLVVHEEFSTDLLYHTMAEKKVSGIYCPVCEDQQGSITWYKNFSLIPNQESDPLRIPNSSKESEGIYTCVCTWEHHGIKHNSSGSRRLIIEELTINISPKIQLPVNNSVVFVDVGSKVILNCSVYFGQTVCERCSIRWEKNGIKLHGVDGYKQKYRKMDGTIQSLLNITEVSESDLRSKFACKAEDSVEVIFVSVTLKRRASVLYVILACICTFLVFLLVAGVLKWFALDLVLFLRQIFVKLYRKEDGKLYDAYVIYQRNNLDEATSKTLSDFVNGSLLTVLESYYGFKLFIHGRDDLPGEDCMNLIETEIQLSRRLLIILTPEASTDKSSVSPEAYDLQVGLHQALVQGETGVILIQLGKMQDYTHLPLGLQHLLSKNSPLLWRDGESSPNSRFWKRVRYQMPVVSSCQRSSKSRSLKASFPCQGFLV